A single Rhizobium etli CFN 42 DNA region contains:
- a CDS encoding virulence VirE3 protein, translating to MVSITKKTVTKSLTSDMRRATKRLYEQMCKALLTEENAMRRQARLEMPKKKRKYTVDMEMVDKLDAGFRGEISYKIFGNKQLRIDRPKELTREHGIFEKTKKVLKRNAETGAVYLSLHEKKSWARVTSHQYAEDGTLRTKHVKYRDGRFEEKWERDETGSLVRTRYVNRGRLSGRLFRPVSEELSAPEPGGPENRLYRKLTRQVGSRRETFERDDKGGLELVGYKRPGFSRNTTKSEDRHTSQTKIRKLGGTFSKSYRSLLDKEGNEVGRDILSHRRMFNKRSAIYDESTKQLTSIKHTFGKIYKSESQYLSAEIKKVSKKILGVTVRRKLTALSEPELCAQRLRVSESVEHRKAWQEPTAITRSSPREDPSIPLVSKPDRTDRVRNGRGVQTEAKLTLVNDKPVDLASQNSPLFLQQASEQQFGLQPQSPSSAVHFSDSASKAEGVTLGKGPISQSPRRGNEREVRSEENLDKYLGHSVSSNESLSEITLHGSPQKPTLTGLRETPPHSSLDLQSSDAINDAQAPQVTSSAVSHQSAPEQELLSFLNGVPAPVHSGGERIAEHNRDVAASNAAFDPQSLFGEPDLSRASELRLEFPAQGDRLSDAEQQALLNGLLAIPLPARSAKMNSERSMILEGSRSRERPVSGGLSL from the coding sequence GTGGTCAGCATCACAAAAAAGACTGTCACCAAATCGCTTACAAGTGACATGCGTCGTGCCACCAAGCGCCTGTATGAGCAAATGTGTAAAGCGTTGCTTACGGAAGAGAACGCAATGAGGCGGCAGGCACGGCTCGAGATGCCGAAAAAGAAGCGAAAATATACTGTCGATATGGAGATGGTCGACAAGCTGGACGCCGGCTTTCGAGGTGAAATAAGCTATAAAATTTTTGGAAATAAGCAGCTTCGAATCGACCGCCCAAAAGAACTAACCCGTGAGCACGGTATCTTTGAAAAAACGAAGAAAGTTCTAAAGCGCAACGCAGAAACGGGCGCAGTTTATTTGAGCCTTCACGAAAAGAAGAGTTGGGCTAGGGTTACGAGCCATCAGTACGCTGAGGACGGCACTCTTCGCACGAAGCATGTAAAATATCGAGACGGGCGCTTCGAGGAAAAGTGGGAGCGGGACGAAACCGGTTCCCTTGTCCGGACACGGTATGTCAACCGAGGCAGGCTCAGTGGTCGGCTGTTTCGGCCTGTTTCTGAGGAGCTGAGTGCGCCTGAGCCTGGCGGACCAGAGAACAGACTCTACCGCAAACTGACTCGTCAAGTAGGGTCCAGGCGGGAAACATTTGAGCGGGACGACAAAGGCGGCCTTGAGCTAGTCGGCTATAAACGCCCCGGCTTTTCCAGGAATACAACGAAATCGGAAGATCGCCATACCTCGCAAACGAAGATTCGGAAACTTGGTGGGACATTCAGCAAATCTTACAGGTCCCTCCTGGACAAGGAAGGCAACGAAGTAGGCCGAGATATCCTGAGTCACCGTCGGATGTTCAACAAGAGATCGGCCATCTACGATGAGTCCACAAAGCAATTGACAAGCATTAAACACACCTTCGGCAAAATTTATAAGAGTGAGTCGCAATACCTGAGCGCTGAGATAAAGAAAGTCTCAAAAAAGATACTCGGAGTGACGGTTCGTCGGAAACTGACGGCATTGAGCGAACCTGAACTTTGCGCGCAGAGACTCCGTGTTTCGGAATCGGTCGAGCATAGGAAAGCCTGGCAGGAGCCCACCGCTATCACCAGATCTTCGCCAAGGGAGGATCCTAGCATCCCTTTGGTGTCGAAGCCGGACCGGACTGACCGAGTTCGAAACGGCCGTGGTGTCCAGACCGAAGCCAAACTCACGCTCGTGAACGACAAACCAGTTGATCTTGCTTCACAAAACTCCCCCCTATTTCTCCAACAGGCATCAGAGCAGCAGTTTGGTTTGCAACCACAATCTCCGTCGTCAGCAGTGCATTTTTCGGATTCGGCTTCTAAGGCGGAAGGGGTTACACTAGGCAAAGGTCCAATATCGCAGAGTCCTCGTCGCGGCAATGAACGGGAGGTGCGATCGGAAGAAAATCTTGACAAGTATCTCGGACATTCCGTCTCGTCAAATGAGTCTCTGTCGGAGATCACGCTTCATGGATCGCCGCAAAAACCAACACTAACCGGCTTGCGGGAAACGCCACCACACTCATCCTTGGATCTGCAATCGTCTGACGCCATAAACGATGCTCAGGCTCCGCAGGTAACTTCTTCAGCGGTCAGTCATCAGTCTGCTCCGGAACAAGAGCTCTTGAGTTTTTTGAATGGTGTGCCAGCCCCAGTGCATAGTGGCGGAGAGCGTATTGCTGAGCACAACCGAGATGTTGCTGCATCAAATGCGGCTTTTGATCCGCAGTCATTGTTCGGCGAACCAGACTTGTCACGCGCTTCGGAATTAAGGCTGGAATTTCCAGCGCAAGGCGACCGTCTATCGGATGCGGAACAGCAAGCGTTGCTGAACGGGTTGCTGGCTATACCGCTACCGGCTCGTTCTGCGAAGATGAATTCCGAACGATCGATGATTTTGGAAGGTTCACGGAGTCGAGAGCGGCCCGTGTCAGGAGGGCTTTCGCTATAG
- the virE1 gene encoding type IV secretion system effector chaperone VirE1: protein MAIIKLNANKTRPVSLPEEPREIHTEAFSINHRSNGFTSLDLEMIELENFVLRCPLPEENLAGRI, encoded by the coding sequence ATGGCGATCATTAAACTAAATGCGAATAAAACCAGGCCCGTCTCCTTGCCTGAGGAGCCGCGAGAAATTCACACAGAAGCGTTCAGCATCAATCACCGCTCAAACGGTTTCACGAGTTTGGATCTCGAAATGATTGAACTGGAGAATTTTGTCCTCCGGTGCCCGCTGCCCGAAGAGAATCTCGCAGGAAGGATTTAA
- a CDS encoding type IV secretion system single-stranded DNA binding effector VirE2: MDPKSEDNGENIPVTGERDFENAVVVDPKRQRKEALDSSTTPDIEMTGSHETFEFDIPGTPAHTENVSSQFDEMLNSQSSHDSHSVHGNQSEVDNELSSLFANMVLPGHDRRADEYILVRQTGPDAFAGTSKGDLEHLPTKAEFNASCRLYRDGAGNYYPPPLAFERIDVPAELSARWHNLEPKDQDKARFQYKLEVWNRAHAEMGVTGTNIFYQTDKNIKLDQNYRLRPQDRYIQTKYGPREVQKRYEHQFQAGSLLPDILIKTPENHVHLVYRSAGDKFANKSFAEFERIIKTKYGSDTEIKLKSKSGIMHDSRYLESWERGAADIRFAEFAGENRAHNKALPLATINMGGQPDGQGGTTRDRFVSVDFLMQHAPNSPWSQALKKGEQWDRVQVLARDGNRYMTPARLEYSDPEHFAQVMNRVGLPHSMGRQSYANSIKFEQFAGQAAVIVANGADLRDIRDLSSEKLQQQLTENNVLIADRNEKGQRTGTYTSAAEYKRLLIKLPDDAAQLLREPTDKYSRDFVRPDPVVRPIVDSRRNYENRQRGQSINGL; encoded by the coding sequence ATGGATCCGAAAAGCGAAGACAATGGGGAAAATATCCCTGTGACTGGCGAGCGCGACTTCGAAAATGCTGTTGTCGTCGATCCCAAGCGTCAAAGGAAGGAAGCACTAGACTCAAGCACGACTCCTGATATCGAGATGACGGGTAGCCACGAAACTTTCGAGTTCGACATCCCCGGGACCCCAGCTCACACGGAAAATGTAAGCTCTCAGTTCGACGAGATGCTTAATTCCCAATCCAGTCATGATTCCCATAGCGTCCACGGCAATCAGTCCGAAGTGGACAATGAGTTATCCAGCCTGTTCGCCAATATGGTTTTGCCTGGCCATGATCGGCGTGCAGACGAGTATATTCTGGTGCGGCAAACTGGACCGGATGCGTTTGCCGGTACGTCTAAAGGTGATCTTGAGCATCTACCCACCAAAGCGGAATTCAACGCAAGCTGCCGCCTCTATAGGGACGGGGCCGGCAATTATTATCCCCCGCCTCTCGCATTTGAAAGAATTGACGTCCCGGCGGAATTAAGCGCGAGATGGCATAACCTTGAGCCAAAAGACCAGGATAAGGCGCGTTTTCAATACAAGTTGGAAGTCTGGAATCGTGCTCACGCAGAGATGGGCGTCACGGGTACGAATATATTCTATCAAACAGATAAGAACATAAAGCTCGATCAAAATTACAGATTGAGGCCTCAAGACAGGTACATACAAACGAAATATGGCCCCCGAGAGGTTCAGAAGCGCTACGAACACCAATTCCAGGCTGGCTCGCTTCTGCCTGATATTCTGATCAAGACCCCGGAAAATCATGTCCATCTAGTGTACAGGTCTGCCGGTGACAAGTTCGCCAATAAGTCCTTTGCGGAGTTCGAGCGGATAATAAAGACTAAGTATGGTAGTGACACCGAGATCAAGCTGAAATCGAAGTCGGGTATCATGCATGATTCCAGGTATCTGGAGTCATGGGAACGGGGAGCTGCGGATATCCGCTTCGCGGAATTCGCAGGAGAGAATCGAGCTCACAACAAAGCTTTGCCGCTTGCGACCATCAATATGGGAGGGCAGCCGGATGGGCAGGGAGGAACGACTCGCGATCGCTTCGTTAGCGTCGATTTCCTAATGCAACACGCCCCCAACTCGCCCTGGTCGCAAGCTTTGAAAAAGGGCGAGCAATGGGATCGCGTTCAAGTCCTTGCCCGCGATGGTAATCGCTATATGACCCCTGCCAGATTGGAATATTCCGATCCGGAGCATTTCGCTCAGGTGATGAATCGAGTTGGACTACCCCACTCGATGGGCCGACAAAGCTATGCGAATTCCATAAAATTTGAGCAGTTTGCCGGGCAGGCGGCAGTGATTGTTGCGAACGGCGCAGATCTACGTGACATTCGAGATCTTTCTTCGGAAAAGCTGCAACAACAGCTGACCGAGAACAACGTTCTCATTGCGGACCGAAATGAGAAAGGCCAGCGAACCGGTACCTACACGAGTGCTGCGGAATATAAGCGGCTCTTAATTAAGTTACCAGACGACGCGGCCCAATTGCTTCGCGAACCGACCGATAAATATTCGCGTGATTTTGTCCGTCCGGATCCCGTGGTACGGCCAATCGTTGATAGTCGCCGAAACTACGAAAATCGACAGCGTGGTCAAAGCATAAACGGGCTGTGA